One window from the genome of Williamwhitmania sp. encodes:
- a CDS encoding amidase, with product MKRFSTVLVMAMFTILMASVVTSCNQKAEEKEDNTTYLEEITIAQLQQGYKEGKFTVEQVVSDYLSRIETIDESGPTLNAIIAINPDAIKIAKELDREMKEGKPQGPLFGVPVILKDNIDTKDSMPTTAGAVVLKNSFVGRDSWIAAKLRAAGAIIIAKSNLSEWANFRSSFSSSGWSGYGGQTRNPYELDRNPCGSSAGSGVAVSANLCEFAIGTETNGSIVCPSNNNGIVGLKPTVGLISRTGIIPISFTQDTPGPMARSVEDIATCLGAMVGRDSSDSKTLQPDAKFYTDYTQFLKKDGLKGKRIGLLTNVSGFHFKVDELMQKAVKDMKSAGAEIVEVNMPIDGSVEAASFQVLLYEFKDGLNSYFKSLGSNAPVKSLEQLIEFNKTDSVELRFFDQHLLLLAQSKGDLNSPEYKKSLALMLKAMRQDGIDKVMKANNLDALMAPTGSPAWKTDEVNGDNILGSSSSYAAIAGYPTISEPMGFIDGLPVGVSFIGKAWCEPTLIEIAYAYEQATKHRMKPEFKE from the coding sequence ATGAAAAGATTCTCCACCGTTTTAGTAATGGCAATGTTTACTATACTTATGGCCTCTGTGGTCACATCGTGCAACCAAAAAGCCGAAGAGAAAGAGGACAACACCACCTATCTTGAGGAGATAACCATTGCCCAGCTGCAGCAAGGGTACAAGGAGGGTAAGTTCACCGTTGAGCAGGTGGTTAGCGATTACCTAAGTAGAATTGAGACGATCGACGAGAGTGGCCCAACCTTAAATGCTATTATCGCCATAAATCCCGATGCCATTAAGATTGCCAAAGAGCTCGACAGGGAGATGAAAGAGGGAAAGCCCCAAGGTCCGTTGTTTGGAGTTCCGGTAATTTTAAAGGACAATATAGATACAAAGGATTCCATGCCCACAACGGCTGGTGCAGTAGTTCTAAAAAACTCATTCGTTGGCAGGGATAGCTGGATTGCCGCCAAGCTGAGAGCAGCAGGGGCAATTATTATAGCGAAATCAAATCTTAGCGAATGGGCTAATTTTAGATCAAGCTTCTCCTCGAGCGGATGGAGTGGATATGGAGGACAAACAAGAAACCCCTATGAGCTCGATCGGAACCCTTGCGGTTCAAGCGCCGGGTCGGGAGTAGCCGTTTCGGCCAATTTGTGTGAGTTTGCCATTGGGACCGAAACCAACGGCTCCATTGTATGTCCATCAAACAATAACGGCATTGTGGGGCTCAAACCCACGGTAGGCCTTATTAGCAGAACGGGCATAATCCCCATCTCCTTTACACAGGATACCCCCGGCCCCATGGCACGATCGGTGGAGGATATAGCCACTTGCTTGGGTGCAATGGTGGGGCGTGACTCCTCCGATTCTAAAACCCTTCAGCCCGATGCCAAGTTCTATACCGATTACACCCAATTTCTGAAGAAAGATGGCCTTAAAGGCAAGAGAATTGGGCTACTGACCAACGTGTCAGGATTTCACTTCAAGGTGGACGAATTGATGCAAAAGGCAGTGAAGGATATGAAGAGTGCCGGGGCTGAAATAGTGGAGGTAAATATGCCCATCGATGGTAGCGTAGAGGCAGCATCGTTTCAGGTTTTGCTGTATGAATTCAAGGATGGACTGAACAGCTACTTTAAATCGCTTGGCAGCAATGCGCCTGTAAAAAGCCTTGAGCAGCTCATCGAATTTAACAAGACCGATTCCGTTGAGCTAAGATTCTTCGACCAGCATCTATTGTTATTGGCACAATCGAAGGGCGATTTGAATAGCCCGGAGTATAAGAAATCCCTTGCTCTCATGCTCAAAGCAATGCGGCAAGATGGCATCGACAAGGTGATGAAGGCCAACAATCTCGATGCACTCATGGCTCCAACAGGAAGCCCGGCGTGGAAAACCGATGAGGTAAACGGTGATAACATTCTTGGAAGCAGCTCTTCCTATGCTGCCATTGCAGGTTACCCAACCATTTCGGAACCCATGGGCTTTATTGATGGCCTTCCGGTAGGGGTATCATTCATTGGGAAGGCTTGGTGTGAGCCCACATTGATAGAGATTGCCTATGCCTACGAGCAAGCAACAAAGCATAGAATGAAGCCTGAGTTTAAAGAGTAA
- a CDS encoding LuxR C-terminal-related transcriptional regulator: MDNRLQNLHKEYDRIMNQQEFSPVDLDYSLLKKHIEMLQLVDIIETSAISIFDLYQRKHLYLSKRYESVFGWKIEEAHAEGNDYMNRRIHPDDFLSMMEAGNFYMQFAIDLPTEEKKNYKLLSDYRILSSGGKYIRVIEQQMALELDKRGNVWLALGLMDISPDQDLDAPVRSRLVNLKTGELFLFPIPSMEENLPLNLSKREKEVLGLIAKGLISKEIADKLYISVNTVNTHRQRIIEKLEVSNSAEAIQYAVMHGIIPPH, translated from the coding sequence ATGGATAATAGGCTTCAGAATTTGCATAAGGAATATGACCGGATAATGAATCAACAGGAGTTTTCACCCGTCGATCTGGATTACTCGCTGTTAAAAAAGCATATTGAGATGCTCCAGCTGGTGGATATTATTGAAACCAGCGCTATCTCCATTTTCGATCTATACCAGCGGAAGCACCTATACCTGTCGAAACGCTACGAATCGGTATTTGGGTGGAAAATAGAGGAAGCCCACGCTGAGGGTAACGACTACATGAACCGGCGTATCCACCCTGACGACTTTTTGAGCATGATGGAGGCCGGCAACTTCTACATGCAGTTTGCCATTGACCTACCAACTGAGGAAAAGAAAAACTACAAACTGCTATCCGACTACCGTATTCTGAGTTCAGGAGGGAAATATATTCGGGTGATTGAACAGCAAATGGCGCTTGAACTGGACAAACGAGGCAACGTTTGGCTGGCGCTTGGACTCATGGATATTTCCCCGGATCAGGATTTGGACGCCCCGGTACGTAGCAGGCTGGTAAACCTAAAAACGGGAGAACTCTTCCTTTTTCCTATCCCAAGTATGGAGGAGAATCTGCCTCTAAACCTGAGCAAACGGGAGAAGGAAGTTCTTGGGCTTATAGCCAAAGGCCTGATAAGCAAGGAAATTGCCGACAAGCTCTATATAAGCGTAAACACCGTAAATACGCACCGACAGCGGATTATTGAAAAGTTGGAGGTTAGCAACTCTGCCGAGGCAATACAGTACGCTGTTATGCACGGTATTATTCCGCCTCATTAA